The following coding sequences are from one Lolium rigidum isolate FL_2022 chromosome 6, APGP_CSIRO_Lrig_0.1, whole genome shotgun sequence window:
- the LOC124660184 gene encoding protein MICRORCHIDIA 6-like — protein MRSGGASAEVIDLSSDDDDEPVPSTSTSSVAIAIFPSSPRDIKPYELADVKPPLLYPPQPPGCRALVPVKNEDPVPVPLAFQPSEPEPPRVLPPPRLCRQFWKSGEYVVARRNPDADAPGGRNRLRINPKFLHSNATSHKWAFGAIAELLDNAIDEVNNGATFVRVNKFTNPRDGSPALLIQDDGGGMDPEALRCCMSFGFSEKQSDAFIGQYGNGFKTSTMRLGADVIVFTQSKKNWAPTRSIGLLSYTFLMETGCDDVLVPTVDYQLDLATASYTQLLRHNQKLFSSNLAILSKWSPFASEAELLKQFDDMGEHGTKIIVYNLWFNDDGDMELDFNSDTKDILITGGEKKVKSNKPEKIAMQNYVANRLRYSLRAYASILYLRVPDSFRIILRGRDVEPHNVVNDLMYRECVLYKPQISGLTELSIITTIGFVKGAPDTDVQGFNVYHKNRLITPFWKVASNSYGKGRGVVGILEAGFIKPTHDKQDFEKSVLYQRLENRLKEMTYEYWGLHCHRLGYDNKALPKASRAQYRAKQIDAGSSPASASHQLLDADIPTSSRTESNIGLKRNFDALGAITEINKHQTKHRDVIQRKRFSEHKTLTLENDRLRDECLQYEESAKQLTVKEQKLRHQIAEERKNYEELLEELKSLDVKLEIQ, from the exons ATGAGgtccggcggcgcctccgccgaGGTGATAGATCTCtccagtgacgacgacgacgagcccgTCCCCAGCACCAGCACCAGCTCCGTCGCCATCGCCATCTTCCCTTCCTCCCCCCGCGATATCAAGCCGTACGAGCTCGCCGATGTGAAGCCGCCCTTGCTTTACCCGCCCCAGCCCCCGGGCTGCCGCGCCCTCGTGCCCGTCAAGAACGAGGACCCCGTGCCCGTGCCACTCGCCTTCCAGCCCTCTGAGCCTGAGCCCCCCAGGGTCCTTCCACCGCCGCGCCTCTGCCGCCAGTTTTGGAAGTCCGGGGAATACGTCGTCGCCCGCCGCAACCCCGACGCCGATGCCCCTG GTGGGCGGAATCGACTGCGGATCAATCCAAAGTTCCTACACTCAAACGCTACTTCCCACAAGTGGGCATTTGGGG ccaTTGCCGAGCTTCTTGATAATGCAATCGACGAG GTTAATAATGGGGCAACATTTGTTCGTGTTAATAAATTCACAAATCCACGTGATGGCAGTCCCGCGTTGTTGATTCAAG ATGATGGAGGGGGGATGGATCCAGAGGCACTGAGATGTTGCATGAGCTTTGGATTTTCAGAGAAGCAGTCTGATGCTTTCATCGGGCAAT ATGGCAATGGTTTCAAAACTAGCACAATGAGGCTTGGAGCGGATGTCATTGTTTTTACACAGAGCAAAAAAAATTG GGCACCCACAAGAAGTATTGGCCTTCTTTCTTACACATTTCTGATGGAAACAGGCTGCGATGATGTACTGGTGCCAACA GTAGATTACCAGTTAGATCTTGCAACTGCTTCATATACCCAGCTGTTACGTCACAATCAGAAGCTCTTCTCTTCTAATTTGGCAATCCTTTCGAAATGGTCCCCTTTTGCTAGTGAAGCTGAGTTGCTTAAACAA TTTGATGATATGGGTGAGCATGGAACAAAAATAATTGTATACAACCTCTGGTTCAACGATGATGGGGACATGGAGCTTGATTTCAACTCTGATACCAAG GATATCCTCATTACTGGGGGAGAGAAGAAGGTCAAATCCAATAAACCGGAGAAGATAGCAATGCAGAACTACGTTGCAAATCGACTTCGTTATTCACTTAGA GCATATGCATCCATCTTGTATCTTCGCGTACCTGATAGTTTCAGAATAATCCTGCGTGGACGAGATGTGGAACCACATAATGTTGTTAATGATTTGATGTATCGAGAATGTGTGTTGTATAAACCACAAATTTCTGGACTTACAGAG CTATCTATAATCACCACCATCGGTTTTGTCAAAGGTGCCCCTGACACTGATGTACAAGGGTTCAACGTTTATCACAAGAATCGTTTAATAACG CCTTTCTGGAAAGTTGCCAGCAACTCATATGGCAAAGGGCGTGGTGTTGTGG GCATTCTTGAAGCAGGTTTCATCAAACCTACCCATGACAAACAGGATTTCGAGAAGTCAGTACTGTATCAAAGACTTGAGAATCGATTGAAAGAAATGACTTACGAATACTG GGGCCTGCATTGCCATCGTCTTGGTTATGACAACAAGGCATTACCCAAAGCATCCCGTGCACAATATCGTGCTAAGCAGATAGATGCTGGTAGTTCCCCAGCAAGTGCTTCACATCAATTACTGGATGCTGATATTCCTACAAGCAGCCGCACAGAAAGCA ATATAGGACTGAAGAGAAATTTCGATGCCCTCGGAGCCATCACAGAAATAAATAAGCATCAGACAAAG CATCGAGATGTTATTCAACGGAAACGTTTTAGTGAACACAAGACTCTAACACTTGAGAATGACAGATTGCGTGACGA aTGCTTGCAGTACGAGGAATCAGCGAAACAACTTACTGTAAAG GAACAAAAGCTCCGGCATCAAATTGCTGAGGAAAGAAAGAATTATGAGGAATTATTAGAAGAGCTCAAGTCGTTAGATGTGAAGTTAGAGATACAATGA